In Actinomyces sp. zg-332, the following proteins share a genomic window:
- a CDS encoding DUF3566 domain-containing protein has product MQRNLSHNDEEILESQICVSKVNILSVMKFSFLVSVGLGIAFVVMVCLSWFVLDSMHVFSSFQEFAGDIGTGRVTGFVQYLYFSRVLAISIMLAILGTVVLTAISVLYAYIYNVVAHLVGGIKITITNE; this is encoded by the coding sequence ATGCAAAGAAATCTTTCCCATAATGACGAGGAAATCCTTGAATCACAGATTTGTGTTTCAAAAGTAAATATTTTATCTGTGATGAAATTTAGTTTCCTTGTCTCTGTTGGATTAGGGATTGCTTTTGTTGTAATGGTGTGTTTGTCGTGGTTTGTTTTAGACTCCATGCACGTTTTTTCATCTTTCCAAGAATTTGCTGGGGATATTGGTACTGGCCGTGTTACTGGATTTGTCCAGTACCTTTATTTCTCAAGAGTTTTAGCGATAAGTATTATGTTAGCAATATTAGGAACTGTTGTTTTAACAGCAATTTCTGTTTTGTACGCATATATTTATAACGTTGTTGCTCATTTAGTTGGTGGTATTAAAATCACTATTACTAATGAGTAA
- a CDS encoding DUF6891 domain-containing protein, producing the protein MIKYADFVERYTFPEGINLSDDIKEEILSSSWEYLITLPNIEDIICCIQDLLEDSEYSISEENIEIIAKSIIECRRKQIADYKNSPEYKPSRLTAAFKELRENNVLALENFSCCGTCASSEAYDLMYEEEEWFAYIYFHQQDTEILVEDGRTYLGYECKWTKICSEEDYDAMAEEERHGVYLNECKKLADEILKPTFNKHGIEFTWNYDLGTRMHISNADFFADIEDE; encoded by the coding sequence GTGATAAAATACGCAGATTTTGTTGAAAGATATACTTTTCCTGAAGGCATAAATCTTTCCGATGACATTAAAGAGGAAATTCTTTCCTCTTCCTGGGAATATCTCATTACTTTGCCTAATATTGAAGACATAATTTGCTGTATTCAAGACTTACTTGAAGATAGTGAGTACTCAATTTCTGAAGAAAATATTGAAATCATAGCTAAATCAATAATTGAATGTAGACGTAAACAAATTGCTGATTATAAAAATTCACCCGAGTATAAACCATCACGTTTAACAGCTGCTTTTAAAGAACTTAGGGAAAATAATGTTTTAGCACTTGAAAACTTTAGTTGTTGTGGAACTTGTGCATCCAGCGAAGCTTACGACTTGATGTATGAGGAAGAAGAGTGGTTTGCTTACATATATTTTCACCAGCAAGATACTGAAATATTAGTTGAAGATGGAAGAACTTATTTAGGTTACGAGTGCAAATGGACAAAAATTTGCTCTGAAGAAGACTATGATGCTATGGCAGAGGAAGAGCGTCATGGAGTTTATTTGAATGAATGTAAAAAATTAGCTGACGAGATCTTGAAACCTACCTTTAATAAACATGGAATTGAATTTACATGGAATTATGATTTGGGTACTAGAATGCATATCAGTAACGCTGATTTTTTCGCAGATATTGAAGACGAATAG
- a CDS encoding DUF6678 family protein yields the protein MKSEREKVLAIISERNLCSYMNNTKWNELSQAMLEEMPFPPPYVVKYLFEDENSVPKLEDDDSNFGTWYRCDCCCFPNGTISIEWIKIRPRYLKHIGTLVESELVDASKKLQEILNKYNINYEVENNTYCIYGYK from the coding sequence ATGAAATCTGAAAGAGAAAAAGTTTTAGCGATAATATCTGAAAGAAACTTATGTAGTTATATGAATAACACGAAGTGGAACGAATTATCACAAGCCATGCTAGAAGAAATGCCTTTTCCTCCACCTTATGTTGTTAAGTACTTATTTGAAGATGAGAATTCTGTTCCTAAACTTGAAGATGATGATAGTAATTTTGGGACTTGGTATCGTTGTGATTGCTGTTGTTTCCCTAACGGCACTATATCTATTGAATGGATAAAGATTAGACCTAGGTATCTAAAACATATAGGTACTTTGGTTGAAAGTGAACTAGTTGATGCTAGTAAAAAATTGCAAGAAATACTAAATAAATACAATATAAATTATGAAGTAGAAAACAACACTTATTGCATTTACGGTTACAAGTAA
- a CDS encoding rhomboid family intramembrane serine protease, which produces MSDISPINDFDAYKHEWNKNSYQQSNNVKKFSLGNKNYNISHSVIRLKKSHTPFTKAIVAICVFLYILQLFIPHISFKLAYHPFWTMFNPWTVLTSGFIHIGFLHILFNMITLYYIGGELEKMLGSLRTGIVYIVSIIGGSALTAAYYMLTSIGANAFTLGASGGIFGIFGAIYVLQKRQGISTTPMLTLIGLNLAMTFIIPDIAVMGHIGGLVFGTAMTYILSRPKVYKSTSATILSALPVIIVELLLCFGFY; this is translated from the coding sequence ATGTCAGACATATCACCAATTAATGATTTTGATGCCTATAAGCATGAATGGAATAAAAATTCTTACCAACAATCTAATAATGTGAAAAAATTTTCGCTGGGCAATAAAAATTACAATATTTCACATTCAGTTATTAGACTTAAGAAAAGTCACACCCCTTTTACTAAAGCAATAGTTGCAATTTGTGTATTTCTTTACATTTTACAGTTATTTATCCCTCATATCAGTTTCAAACTTGCTTACCATCCATTTTGGACCATGTTCAATCCTTGGACAGTTTTAACTTCTGGGTTTATACACATAGGTTTTCTACACATATTATTCAATATGATCACCTTGTATTACATAGGTGGCGAGCTTGAAAAAATGTTAGGTTCTCTAAGAACTGGGATAGTGTATATCGTTTCTATAATAGGTGGTTCAGCTTTAACCGCAGCCTACTATATGCTCACTTCCATAGGGGCAAATGCTTTTACTTTAGGAGCTTCTGGAGGCATATTCGGTATATTTGGAGCAATTTACGTGCTACAAAAACGACAAGGGATTTCAACAACACCTATGCTTACTTTGATAGGGCTAAACCTTGCAATGACGTTCATTATACCTGACATAGCAGTAATGGGACATATTGGTGGTTTAGTATTTGGAACAGCTATGACTTATATTTTGAGCCGTCCTAAGGTTTACAAATCAACCTCAGCAACTATACTCAGTGCTTTACCTGTGATTATAGTTGAACTACTTTTATGTTTTGGATTTTACTGA
- a CDS encoding peptidylprolyl isomerase has translation MEAIMHTSEGDIRIELFPHVAPVTVKNFVELAKGEREWVDPNTGKTMVDTPLYDGVIFHRIIDGFMIQGGDPTGTGMGGPGYTFDDEIDLEYNFNDPYVLAMANAGKRDGHGTNGSQFFITVVPTEWLHGKHTVFGKVTNDQSKAVVDKIATVPTDMRDRPLDDVVIKSIEIIED, from the coding sequence ATGGAAGCTATTATGCATACAAGCGAAGGCGACATTCGCATAGAACTTTTTCCTCATGTCGCACCCGTTACCGTAAAAAACTTTGTTGAACTAGCAAAGGGTGAACGCGAATGGGTTGATCCTAATACTGGTAAAACTATGGTAGATACACCTCTATATGACGGCGTAATTTTCCATAGAATTATAGATGGTTTTATGATTCAAGGTGGTGACCCAACCGGTACTGGTATGGGCGGTCCAGGTTACACCTTTGACGATGAAATTGATCTTGAATATAACTTTAACGACCCTTATGTCTTAGCTATGGCTAACGCTGGAAAACGTGATGGTCACGGAACTAACGGTTCACAGTTCTTCATAACTGTTGTACCTACTGAATGGCTACATGGCAAGCACACTGTTTTTGGTAAAGTTACTAATGACCAGTCAAAAGCTGTTGTTGATAAGATTGCTACTGTTCCTACAGATATGCGTGACCGTCCACTAGACGACGTTGTAATAAAGTCAATCGAAATCATCGAAGATTAA
- a CDS encoding lipid II:glycine glycyltransferase FemX, producing MSSLSIIEVDEKSYINFCKENNISLPIEQSVEWESFSLSRGHSLWKRLVITNDSFPIAVTSLYEYHAGGFKYLWARNSPVFSDNSKSYEKEVCLALRDFVRKHDSKVIFLRLNITENFTFTRPVVRIIPYDKTVILNIQGSDEDILSRMKPRGRRDVRKGLRVSGMECFEESKTILGNFDELYEIMVETANRDNFVPNDADFYKNMISTLGEKCKVFVGRIDGQAVCWSITTIHDGLAVQYYAATSKIARSKNCYDQLIYFCCCYLRDMGIANFDLMAIGSDFSPKLLGLNEFKTKFSKEIVDVAPSRDIVCNSRLYFLFSVAYKTKQLILKLISRR from the coding sequence ATGTCTTCTTTATCCATCATAGAAGTAGATGAAAAATCTTATATTAATTTTTGTAAAGAAAATAACATAAGCCTTCCCATTGAACAAAGCGTTGAGTGGGAAAGCTTTTCTTTATCCCGTGGACACAGCTTATGGAAACGTTTAGTTATAACAAATGATAGTTTTCCTATTGCTGTAACTAGTTTATATGAATATCATGCTGGTGGCTTTAAATATTTATGGGCAAGAAATTCTCCTGTATTTTCTGATAATTCAAAGAGTTATGAAAAAGAAGTTTGTCTAGCTTTGCGCGATTTTGTCCGTAAACATGATTCAAAAGTTATCTTTTTGCGTTTAAACATTACTGAAAACTTTACTTTTACACGTCCAGTCGTACGTATAATTCCTTATGATAAAACTGTGATTTTAAATATTCAGGGTAGTGATGAAGATATTCTATCTAGAATGAAACCACGTGGACGTCGTGATGTACGTAAAGGTCTACGGGTATCGGGGATGGAATGTTTTGAAGAATCTAAAACTATCTTAGGTAACTTTGACGAACTTTACGAAATAATGGTTGAAACAGCAAATCGTGATAATTTCGTACCTAATGACGCAGATTTTTATAAAAATATGATTTCAACTCTTGGTGAAAAATGTAAGGTATTCGTTGGAAGAATAGATGGTCAAGCAGTTTGTTGGAGTATAACAACTATCCATGATGGATTAGCAGTCCAATACTATGCGGCTACTAGTAAAATAGCACGTTCAAAAAATTGTTATGACCAGTTAATATATTTCTGTTGTTGTTATTTACGCGACATGGGTATTGCAAATTTTGATTTAATGGCAATAGGATCAGATTTTTCACCAAAATTACTAGGATTGAACGAGTTTAAAACTAAATTTTCTAAAGAAATAGTTGATGTTGCACCAAGCCGTGATATTGTTTGTAACTCGAGATTATATTTTTTATTTTCTGTAGCTTATAAAACCAAACAGCTTATCCTTAAGCTTATTTCTAGGCGATAG
- a CDS encoding cell division protein CrgA: MPESKRRKSNGQSVHSDTDIRPSWVDNVKMSPSWWAPVMVTLMLTGLFWIVVYYISSGSYPIPGIGNWNLGIGTLISFSGFMMALRWR; this comes from the coding sequence ATGCCAGAATCAAAGAGGCGTAAGAGTAATGGACAGTCTGTTCATTCTGATACTGATATCCGTCCATCTTGGGTTGACAACGTTAAGATGAGTCCATCTTGGTGGGCACCAGTAATGGTTACACTAATGTTAACAGGGCTATTCTGGATCGTTGTCTACTACATTTCTAGCGGTTCTTATCCTATTCCTGGTATTGGTAACTGGAACTTAGGCATAGGTACGCTTATTTCTTTTTCTGGTTTTATGATGGCACTTAGATGGCGATAA
- a CDS encoding class E sortase, whose protein sequence is MGEVKSEKNMRHRRHKKPFSIYTLINIIGELCITLSVILGLFIVWQVYYTTWEVEDQKRIAVEQFHKDAPILSEKIAKDLHYDQPPTIERPNVGEVFAALYVPTWKKDPMPIGEGEYPAVIDRGYAGHYRETALPGTIGNFSLAGHRLTYGNNFDQLPELKDGDPVIVETKDTWIVYKVTGHQIVLPERVDVIAPVPNKPGEAPTERVMTMTTCSTSTGGRWGNSHRWITHAKFHHWVKKSDGIPAELASTYKK, encoded by the coding sequence ATGGGCGAAGTAAAAAGCGAAAAAAATATGAGACATCGCAGACATAAAAAACCATTTAGTATATACACTTTAATAAATATTATTGGTGAGTTATGTATAACTTTGTCTGTAATATTAGGTTTATTCATAGTTTGGCAAGTTTATTACACAACTTGGGAAGTTGAAGATCAGAAGAGAATAGCAGTTGAACAATTCCACAAAGATGCTCCAATCTTGTCAGAAAAAATTGCTAAAGACTTACATTATGATCAACCACCAACAATAGAACGTCCAAATGTAGGTGAAGTATTTGCCGCTTTATATGTACCTACTTGGAAGAAAGATCCAATGCCAATAGGTGAAGGTGAATACCCAGCAGTCATAGACAGAGGATATGCTGGGCACTATAGAGAAACAGCCTTACCAGGAACAATTGGTAACTTCTCACTAGCTGGACATAGATTGACTTATGGAAATAACTTTGACCAACTTCCAGAACTTAAAGATGGGGATCCTGTTATAGTTGAAACTAAAGATACATGGATTGTTTATAAAGTTACAGGTCACCAAATAGTTTTACCAGAAAGAGTTGATGTTATTGCACCAGTACCGAATAAGCCTGGTGAAGCACCAACTGAACGAGTCATGACTATGACAACTTGCTCAACTTCAACTGGTGGAAGATGGGGAAATAGTCACAGATGGATAACTCACGCTAAATTCCACCACTGGGTAAAGAAATCCGATGGTATACCAGCAGAACTAGCAAGCACATATAAAAAATAA
- a CDS encoding DUF4299 family protein: MSVSFSIQNKKKLLGYAKPISVQDCLELLDSLEQFNFNETDENIDIEKFYASSIKNFDCLLLGIRGKSGRGFELSYENDINSYVVRVNTPATSYDWQTAIEVIKALSYKFNSNIICENGEVYSAETIDIFDYNADILAGLKNIHKHINSEELTDLVLQGVNHDCTINKELFKKIYTSEDSVKSFSDFLVEVQNIDAYFAQQMLFSSKDDKGSDIDEKTEVVGIYVLSEDVRTVLPFKPVLSFENYVACKDKQVEWNIYFYFTDEVGNTQYPYTDFIEKLPKEKYSFIDANNIVVEPFSKQEILDFMGIEI; the protein is encoded by the coding sequence ATGAGTGTTAGTTTTTCCATTCAGAATAAAAAGAAACTATTAGGTTATGCAAAGCCTATATCTGTGCAAGATTGTCTTGAATTACTTGATAGTCTTGAGCAGTTTAACTTTAATGAAACTGATGAAAACATTGATATTGAAAAGTTTTATGCTTCTTCAATAAAAAATTTTGACTGTTTACTTTTAGGTATTCGTGGTAAAAGTGGACGTGGATTTGAGCTTTCTTACGAAAATGACATAAATTCTTATGTTGTAAGAGTTAATACTCCTGCAACTAGTTATGATTGGCAAACTGCGATTGAAGTAATAAAAGCTTTATCTTATAAGTTTAATAGCAATATAATTTGTGAAAATGGCGAGGTTTACTCTGCAGAAACCATAGATATTTTTGATTATAATGCTGATATTCTGGCTGGTTTGAAAAATATTCATAAGCATATTAATTCAGAGGAACTAACTGATTTAGTATTACAAGGTGTGAACCATGATTGCACTATTAATAAAGAGCTTTTTAAAAAAATTTATACTTCAGAAGACAGCGTTAAAAGTTTTAGTGATTTTCTAGTTGAAGTACAAAATATAGATGCGTATTTTGCTCAGCAAATGTTATTTTCATCAAAAGATGATAAAGGTAGTGATATTGATGAAAAAACTGAAGTAGTAGGTATTTATGTTTTAAGTGAGGATGTGAGAACAGTTTTACCTTTTAAACCTGTCTTATCTTTTGAGAATTATGTTGCTTGTAAAGATAAACAAGTAGAGTGGAATATTTATTTTTATTTTACTGATGAGGTTGGTAATACTCAGTATCCTTATACAGATTTTATAGAAAAACTACCTAAGGAAAAATATAGTTTCATAGACGCTAATAATATAGTTGTGGAGCCTTTTTCTAAGCAAGAAATATTGGATTTCATGGGAATTGAAATTTAA
- a CDS encoding L-serine ammonia-lyase, translated as MQAAEKIQECHQLGVHDMFRIGIGPSSSHTVGPMRATNAFIQELQTINNFVLKELNVELYGSLAATGKGHYTDKASVLGLCGHDPKTVPTSELETILEKIQESGVIVTPAGTVEFSLEKNVKFMSHIVPDFHVNGMKVTALNSDGKIILTNTYYSVGGGFVMVEPTSGEIYSLDESNLRDRKKPIPYPFTTGGELLKQCETSGLSISKIVYENELSMYDEQEIDSYLDEVLEAMNDCIKTGCKTKGILPGGLNVKRRARQLFEQLCDRKHNAEKCDLHESTEQYAWAGTNIDPLRAMDWVNLFALAVNEENAAGHRIVTAPTNGAAGIIPAVLGYYKVFVPNASLQGCKDFLLTATAIGSIIKTNASIAGAEVGCQGEVGSAAAMAAAGLAQVFGGNPQQVEYAAEIAMEHNLGLTCDPVAGLVQIPCIERNAIAAVKAINAARMALWSDGNHNVSLDVVIETMRQTGKDMLSKYKETSEGGLAVNVVEC; from the coding sequence ATGCAAGCTGCTGAGAAAATTCAAGAATGTCACCAACTAGGTGTACATGACATGTTTAGGATTGGCATAGGTCCATCTTCTTCCCACACAGTTGGGCCAATGAGAGCAACGAATGCTTTTATACAAGAATTACAAACTATAAACAATTTTGTTTTAAAAGAACTAAACGTAGAACTATATGGTTCATTAGCAGCAACAGGAAAAGGCCACTACACTGATAAAGCTTCAGTATTAGGTTTATGTGGTCACGACCCTAAGACGGTACCAACTAGCGAACTCGAAACTATATTAGAAAAAATTCAAGAAAGTGGTGTCATAGTTACACCTGCTGGGACAGTAGAATTTAGCTTAGAAAAAAATGTTAAATTTATGTCACACATAGTTCCAGATTTTCATGTAAATGGGATGAAAGTTACAGCTTTAAATAGCGATGGCAAAATAATTTTAACTAATACTTATTACTCAGTCGGTGGTGGGTTTGTCATGGTAGAACCTACCTCAGGTGAAATTTATTCACTAGATGAAAGTAACTTGAGAGATAGAAAAAAACCAATACCTTACCCATTTACTACAGGTGGAGAGCTTTTAAAACAGTGCGAAACATCAGGGTTGTCAATCAGTAAAATTGTTTACGAAAACGAACTAAGTATGTATGATGAGCAAGAGATTGATAGCTACCTAGATGAAGTATTAGAAGCTATGAATGATTGCATTAAGACAGGCTGCAAAACAAAAGGTATACTACCCGGGGGGCTGAATGTTAAGCGCAGGGCTAGGCAACTTTTCGAACAACTCTGCGACCGCAAACACAATGCTGAAAAATGCGATCTGCATGAAAGCACCGAACAGTATGCTTGGGCTGGAACAAATATAGATCCGCTTAGAGCTATGGATTGGGTGAATTTATTCGCGCTCGCTGTGAACGAGGAAAATGCTGCTGGGCACAGAATAGTGACAGCCCCTACAAACGGCGCAGCTGGTATTATTCCAGCAGTTCTAGGCTACTATAAGGTATTTGTGCCAAATGCTAGTTTGCAGGGCTGTAAGGACTTCTTACTGACAGCAACAGCGATAGGCTCGATAATTAAAACCAACGCTTCAATTGCTGGAGCTGAAGTGGGCTGTCAGGGTGAAGTCGGCTCAGCAGCAGCGATGGCAGCAGCTGGTCTTGCTCAAGTCTTCGGGGGAAACCCGCAGCAAGTAGAATACGCTGCTGAAATAGCGATGGAACACAACCTTGGGCTAACTTGCGATCCTGTAGCTGGTTTAGTCCAGATACCATGTATTGAACGAAATGCTATAGCTGCAGTCAAAGCAATTAATGCTGCTCGTATGGCTTTATGGTCTGATGGAAACCATAATGTAAGTCTTGATGTAGTTATTGAAACTATGCGACAAACAGGTAAAGATATGCTTTCAAAGTATAAAGAGACTTCAGAGGGTGGTCTTGCCGTAAACGTTGTAGAGTGTTAA
- the mtnN gene encoding 5'-methylthioadenosine/S-adenosylhomocysteine nucleosidase, producing MSAETNKYKALVSVAMKQEAQPFLDLADVKREFKINNVATGWELEHEGVRFILVQSCVGLVNATVAVSSVLAQYDVEYVFSAGSAGGMGADIRVGDIVCGTDYTYNGADARIFGYELGQLPHMPVKYFGDEKLLDVAKSILNEDRIFYGQIISGDSFVTEANIGTKREDYPECLATDMETTAIAQVCYVNDISFLSVRCISDLCGPSADKDFYMDLDRVVLRSAKTVLNILSAL from the coding sequence ATGAGTGCAGAGACAAATAAATATAAAGCCCTTGTTAGTGTAGCTATGAAACAAGAAGCTCAGCCTTTCTTGGATTTAGCTGATGTAAAGCGTGAGTTCAAAATTAATAATGTTGCTACTGGTTGGGAACTAGAACACGAAGGTGTTAGGTTTATTTTAGTACAAAGCTGTGTGGGGCTGGTCAATGCAACTGTTGCTGTTTCTAGTGTCTTGGCTCAATATGACGTTGAGTACGTTTTTTCTGCTGGTTCAGCTGGTGGTATGGGTGCTGATATACGTGTAGGTGACATAGTTTGTGGTACTGATTACACTTACAACGGTGCTGATGCACGTATTTTCGGTTACGAATTAGGTCAGCTACCACATATGCCTGTGAAATACTTTGGTGATGAAAAACTTTTAGATGTTGCTAAGTCTATTCTAAATGAAGACCGTATTTTTTATGGTCAAATAATTTCTGGGGATAGCTTTGTTACAGAGGCTAATATTGGTACTAAACGTGAAGATTACCCTGAATGTTTGGCTACAGACATGGAAACAACAGCTATAGCTCAAGTTTGTTATGTAAATGATATTTCTTTCTTATCAGTTAGGTGTATTTCAGATTTATGTGGTCCTAGTGCTGATAAAGATTTTTACATGGATCTTGATCGTGTAGTTTTGCGTAGCGCTAAGACTGTTTTAAATATTTTGTCTGCTTTATAA
- the nrdH gene encoding glutaredoxin-like protein NrdH yields the protein MSITVYTKPRCVQCDATKRALDKKGINYETVDIAEDIQALEYVKSLGYQQAPVVVTDNDHWAGFRPDKISMITEAALAVANA from the coding sequence ATGAGCATCACAGTCTACACAAAACCAAGATGCGTACAGTGTGACGCCACAAAACGTGCTTTAGATAAAAAAGGAATTAATTACGAAACAGTAGATATTGCTGAAGATATTCAAGCACTAGAGTACGTAAAATCCCTAGGCTATCAGCAAGCACCAGTTGTAGTTACAGACAACGATCATTGGGCAGGTTTTAGGCCAGATAAAATTTCAATGATAACTGAAGCTGCATTAGCTGTCGCAAACGCATAA
- the nrdI gene encoding class Ib ribonucleoside-diphosphate reductase assembly flavoprotein NrdI — protein sequence MGNIVYFSSASENTARFVEKLGLPARRIPLLPKDPFLEVDEEYVLIVPTYGGGNIKGAVPKQVIKFLNNEHNRSLCKGVIASGNTNFSEAYCIAGDIIAQKLGVPFLYKYELLGTPQDVEKVREGLEKFWQKH from the coding sequence GTGGGAAATATAGTTTATTTCTCATCAGCCTCTGAGAACACAGCTCGGTTCGTAGAAAAACTCGGGTTGCCGGCTCGTCGTATACCGCTACTTCCAAAAGATCCTTTTTTGGAAGTTGATGAAGAGTATGTTTTGATAGTTCCGACATATGGTGGCGGAAATATAAAGGGAGCAGTACCTAAACAAGTAATTAAATTCCTAAATAATGAACACAATCGTTCGCTATGTAAGGGAGTAATAGCTTCTGGTAATACAAATTTTTCAGAAGCATATTGTATAGCGGGCGATATTATTGCACAAAAACTTGGTGTACCTTTCCTATATAAATACGAATTACTAGGTACTCCACAAGATGTCGAAAAAGTACGTGAAGGATTGGAAAAGTTTTGGCAGAAACACTAA